A single Capra hircus breed San Clemente chromosome 13, ASM170441v1, whole genome shotgun sequence DNA region contains:
- the LOC102177994 gene encoding uncharacterized protein C20orf24 homolog, translating into MSGGRRKEEPSQPQLANGALKVSVWSKVLRSDAAWEDKDEFLDVIYWFRQIIAVVLGVIWGVLPLRGFLGIAGFCLINAGVLYVYFSNYLQIDEEEYGGTWELTKEGFMTSFALFMVIWIIFYTAIHYD; encoded by the exons ATGAGCGGCGGGCGGCGGAAGGAGGAGCCGTCTCAGCCGCAGCTGGCCAACGGGGCCCTCAAAGTCTCTGTTTGGAGCAAGGTGCTGCGGAGCGACGCGGCCTGGGAAGACAAG GATGAATTTTTAGATGTGATCTACTGGTTCCGACAGATCATTGCTGTGGTCCTAGGTGTCATTTGGGGAGTGTTGCCGTTGCGAGGTTTCTTGGGAATAGCAGG GTTCTGCCTGATCAACGCGGGTGTCCTGTACGTCTACTTCAGCAACTACCTGCAGATAGACGAGGAAGAATATGGCGGCACGTGGGAGCTCACGAAAGAAGGGTTTATGACATCGTTTGCCTTGTTCATG GTCATCTGGATCATCTTCTACACTGCCATCCACTATGACTGA